Proteins encoded by one window of Lathyrus oleraceus cultivar Zhongwan6 chromosome 1, CAAS_Psat_ZW6_1.0, whole genome shotgun sequence:
- the LOC127074196 gene encoding phytochrome B-2 yields MASPNRTRGEANASSSISHHQLHQQDNNRNNSNNNNNRNIKRESLSMRKAIAQYTEDARLHAVFEKSGDSFDYAQSIRVTAATESVPEQQITAYLAKIQRGGFIQPFGSMIAVDETSFRVLAYSENARDMLGIAPQSVPSMEDDSSSSSFFSLGVDVRSLFSASSSVLLEKAFSAREISLMNPIWIHSRSTGKPFYGILHRIDIGVVIDLEPARSEDPALSIAGAVQSQKLAVRAISQLQALPGGDVKLLCDAVVESVRELTGYDRVMVYKFHEDEHGEVVAESKRVDLEPYIGLHYPATDIPQASRFLFKQNRVRMIVDCNASPVRVFQDEALVQPVCLVGSTLRAPHGCHAQYMANMGSIASLAMAVIINGNDEDGGGIGGAARGSMRLWGLVVCHHTSARCIPFPLRYACEFLMQAFGLQLNMELQLAVQSLEKRVLKTQTLLCDMLLRDSHTGIVTQSPSIMDLVKCDGAALYYQGNYHPLGVTPTESQIRDIIDWLLAFHSDSTGLSTDSLADAGYPGAASLGDAVCGMAVAYITEKDFLFWFRSHTAKEIKWGGAKHHPEDKDDGQKMHPRSSFKAFLEVVKSRSMQWDNAEMDAIHSLQLILRDSFKEAENNDSKAVVHTHMAELELQGVDELSSVAREMVRLIETATAPIFAVDVDGRINGWNAKVSELTGLLVEEAMGKSLVHDLVYKESRETVDKLLSHALKGEEDKNVEIKMKTFGPGNQNKAVFIVVNACSSKDYTNNIVGVCFVGQDITGQKVVMDKFINIQGDYKAIVHSPNPLIPPIFASDDNTCCLEWNNAMEKLSGWSRADVIGKLLVGEVFGSFCQLKGSDAMTKFMIVLHNALGGHDTDKFPLSFLDRHGKYVQTFLTANKRVNMDGQIIGAFCFLQIVSPELQQALTVQRQQDSSSLARMKELAYICQEVKNPLSGIRFTNSLLESTCLTDEQKQLLETSVACEKQMLKIVRDIALESIEDGSLELEKQEFLLENVINAVVSQVMLLLRDRKLQLIRDIPEEIKALAVYGDQLRIQQVLADFLMNVVRYAPSPDGWVEIHVFPRIKQISEGLTLLHAEFRMVCPGEGLPPELIQDMFHNSRWVTQEGLGLSMSRKIIKLMNGEVQYVREAERCYFLVLLELPVTRRSSKAIN; encoded by the exons ATGGCTTCACCAAATAGAACAAGAGGTGAAGCCAATGCATCATCATCAATATCACACCATCAACTTCATCAACAAGATAACAATAGAAACAatagcaacaacaataacaacagaAATATTAAAAGAGAATCGTTATCAATGAGAAAAGCCATAGCTCAGTACACAGAAGACGCAAGACTCCATGCTGTTTTTGAAAAATCCGGTGACTCTTTCGATTATGCCCAATCCATTCGCGTCACGGCGGCTACTGAATCAGTTCCTGAACAGCAAATCACTGCTTACTTAGCCAAAATCCAACGCGGTGGTTTCATTCAACCTTTCGGTTCAATGATCGCCGTCGACGAAACTTCTTTTCGCGTTCTTGCTTACTCTGAAAACGCACGTGACATGCTTGGTATCGCGCCTCAATCGGTTCCTTCTATGGAAgatgattcttcttcttcttcgtttTTCTCTTTAGGCGTTGATGTTCGTTCTCTTTTTAGTGCTTCCAGTTCTGTACTTCTTGAGAAAGCTTTTTCAGCTCGGGAGATTAGTTTAATGAATCCTATTTGGATCCACTCTCGTTCTACTGGTAAGCCTTTTTATGGAATTCTTCACCGAATTGATATTGGTGTTGTTATTGATTTGGAGCCTGCGAGATCTGAGGATCCAGCGCTTTCGATTGCCGGTGCTGTTCAGTCTCAGAAGCTTGCGGTTCGTGCGATTTCGCAGCTCCAGGCGCTTCCTGGTGGTGATGTCAAGCTTCTTTGTGATGCTGTTGTTGAGAGTGTTAGGGAATTGACTGGTTATGATAGGGTTATGGTTTATAAGTTTCATGAGGATGAGCATGGTGAGGTTGTTGCTGAGAGTAAGAGGGTTGATTTAGAGCCTTATATTGGTTTGCATTATCCTGCTACTGATATTCCTCAGGCTTCTAGGTTTTTGTTTAAGCAGAATAGGGTTAGGATGATTGTGGATTGTAATGCTTCTCCTGTTAGGGTTTTTCAGGATGAGGCGCTTGTTCAGCCTGTTTGTTTGGTTGGGAGTACTCTTCGGGCTCCTCATGGTTGTCATGCTCAGTACATGGCAAATATGGGTTCCATTGCTTCTTTGGCTATGGCTGTTATTATTAATGGGAATGATGAAGACGGTGGTGGGATTGGTGGTGCTGCACGTGGCTCGATGAGGCTTTGGGGTCTTGTTGTTTGTCATCATACTTCTGCTAGGTGTATTCCTTTCCCTCTTAGGTATGCTTGTGAGTTTCTAATGCAGGCTTTTGGGCTTCAGTTGAATATGGAGCTTCAGTTAGCCGTGCAGTCGTTGGAGAAAAGGGTTTTGAAGACACAGACTCTGTTGTGTGATATGTTACTTAGGGATTCTCATACAGGGATTGTTACTCAGAGTCCTAGTATTATGGATTTGGTTAAGTGTGATGGGGCTGCTTTGTATTATCAAGGAAACTACCACCCTTTGGGTGTTACTCCGACCGAGTCTCAGATAAGGGATATCATAGATTGGTTGTTGGCCTTTCATAGTGATTCGACGGGTTTGAGTACTGATAGTTTGGCTGATGCTGGTTATCCTGGGGCTGCTTCTCTTGGGGATGCAGTTTGTGGAATGGCTGTTGCGTATATTACTGAAAAAGACTTTCTTTTCTGGTTCAGATCTCATACGGCTAAAGAAATTAAATGGGGTGGTGCAAAGCATCACCCGGAGGATAAGGATGACGGGCAGAAAATGCATCCTCGTTCTTCTTTCAAGGCCTTTTTAGAAGTGGTGAAGAGCCGTAGTATGCAGTGGGATAATGCAGAAATGGATGCAATTCACTCCTTGCAGCTTATCCTGCGAGACTCGTTTAAGGAAGCTGAGAATAACGATTCAAAGGCTGTCGTGCATACCCATATGGCAGAACTAGAGTTGCAAGGGGTGGATGAACTGAGTTCTGTGGCTAGAGAAATGGTTAGGTTGATAGAAACAGCCACTGCTCCCATATTTGCTGTTGATGTCGATGGTCGCATCAATGGGTGGAATGCAAAGGTTTCTGAATTGACAGGACTTCTGGTAGAGGAGGCTATGGGCAAGTCTTTGGTTCATGATCTCGTGTATAAGGAGTCTCGAGAAACTGTGGACAAGCTTCTTTCTCATGCTTTAAAAG GTGAAGAAGATAAAAATGTTGAGATAAAAATGAAGACTTTTGGCCCGGGGAATCAAAATAAGGCAGTTTTTATAGTGGTGAATGCTTGCTCCAGCAAGGATTATACAAATAATATAGTTGGAGTGTGCTTTGTTGGCCAGGATATTACTGGTCAAAAAGTTGTAATGGACAAATTCATTAACATACAAGGTGACTACAAGGCTATTGTACATAGTCCAAATCCATTGATCCCTCCCATTTTTGCATCGGATGACAACACATGTTGCTTAGAGTGGAACAATGCTATGGAAAAGCTCAGCGGCTGGAGCCGTGCAGATGTCATTGGCAAATTGTTAGTGGGAGAGGTTTTTGGTAGTTTCTGTCAGTTGAAGGGTTCGGATGCTATGACAAAATTCATGATTGTTTTGCACAATGCACTTGGTGGACACGACACAGACAAATTCCCATTGTCATTTCTTGACAGACATGGAAAGTATGTGCAGACTTTCTTGACCGCAAATAAGAGGGTTAACATGGATGGTCAGATCATTGGCGCATTTTGCTTTTTACAAATTGTGAGCCCTGAACTTCAACAGGCTTTGACAGTCCAGAGACAACAGGATAGTAGTTCCTTAGCTAGAATGAAGGAGTTAGCTTATATTTGTCAAGAAGTAAAGAATCCCTTGAGTGGCATACGCTTTACAAACTCTCTTTTGGAGTCTACATGCCTGACTGATGAGCAAAAGCAGCTTCTTGAGACTAGTGTTGCTTGTGAGAAGCAAATGCTGAAGATAGTACGGGACATTGCTCTAGAAAGCATCGAGGATGG GTCCCTGGAGCTTGAAAAGCAGGAATTCTTGCTCGAGAATGTCATAAATGCAGTTGTTAGCCAAGTAATGCTATTGCTAAGAGATAGAAAGTTACAGTTAATTCGTGATATTCCTGAAGAAATCAAGGCATTGGCTGTTTATGGTGATCAGTTGAGGATTCAACAAGTCTTGGCTGATTTCTTAATGAATGTGGTGCGCTATGCACCATCTCCAGATGGTTGGGTAGAGATTCATGTATTTCCAAGAATAAAACAAATTTCAGAGGGGCTCACTCTTCTGCATGCTGAATTTAG GATGGTGTGTCCTGGTGAAGGTCTTCCACCTGAATTGATTCAAGACATGTTCCATAACAGTCGGTGGGTGACTCAAGAAGGCTTAGGGCTGAGCATGAGCAGGAAGATTATAAAGTTAATGAACGGCGAAGTCCAGTATGTAAGGGAGGCAGAACGGTGCTACTTCTTAGTTCTTCTTGAACTACCCGTGACACGGAGAAGCTCTAAAGCTATTAATTAG